The following proteins are co-located in the Insulibacter thermoxylanivorax genome:
- the rpoE gene encoding DNA-directed RNA polymerase subunit delta codes for MSQYTLKISEERAKEMPMVDLAFEILKAANTPFYYRDLMQEIAKIKGISDEEVMEVIAQLYTEINIDGRFACVGNNLWGLKRWYPIDKQDDLASGSRPRIINDDDDEDIDDELFEEEQDEDFLSDDEDFDSVDDDVFDEDEELDEELDDLDEDLGEEEDFDEELDEIDEDFDSVDD; via the coding sequence ATGAGCCAATATACGCTTAAGATTTCCGAGGAACGCGCGAAGGAAATGCCGATGGTAGACCTGGCTTTTGAGATTTTGAAAGCCGCGAACACCCCGTTTTACTACCGGGATCTCATGCAGGAGATCGCTAAGATCAAAGGAATCTCCGATGAAGAGGTTATGGAGGTCATCGCCCAGCTGTACACGGAGATCAATATTGATGGCCGTTTCGCTTGTGTAGGCAATAATCTATGGGGATTGAAACGCTGGTATCCCATTGATAAGCAGGATGATCTGGCCAGCGGCTCACGTCCGCGCATTATCAATGATGACGATGATGAAGATATCGATGATGAACTATTTGAAGAGGAACAGGATGAGGATTTCTTGTCCGATGATGAAGACTTTGATTCCGTAGATGACGACGTGTTCGATGAGGACGAAGAGCTTGACGAGGAGCTCGATGATCTCGATGAAGATTTGGGTGAGGAAGAAGATTTTGATGAAGAGCTCGACGAGATCGATGAGGACTTTGATTCCGTGGATGACTGA
- a CDS encoding S8 family peptidase → MKTQRAGGISSQSEYIIPHFWASALELPLQLFRQQPWRTQTPFISWGAKCIRAHKVWKHIPKRKIHIAIIDTGLDYSHKDLARTTGAGYNVLHPDSPPHDDNGHGTHIAGTIAATNPESGMTGTAPQTIIHPVKAFDQSGSARISDIVSGIEWCIKNRMDIINMSFGMQQSSPLLRDAVRRAARAGIIIVASAGNDGKRRADYPARYPEAISVGAATRQGKILNISNRGRYIDLYAPGEEVVSTWLNGRYHALSGTSMAASYVSGACALLLAVKPGLTSKQVKRLLKRSQTPVSPAKKQGKTGVGIINVHRAVMRLLNKNHMRSGADTPTRRRTLRRTVRTQKTKARRA, encoded by the coding sequence ATGAAGACACAAAGAGCAGGCGGGATATCCTCACAATCCGAATATATCATCCCCCATTTCTGGGCGAGTGCCTTAGAGCTTCCCTTGCAGCTCTTCAGACAGCAGCCATGGCGGACACAGACTCCTTTCATCTCATGGGGAGCCAAATGCATCAGGGCCCATAAAGTGTGGAAGCATATTCCGAAGCGCAAGATTCACATCGCGATCATCGATACGGGGCTGGACTACTCACATAAGGATCTCGCCCGTACAACCGGAGCCGGCTACAATGTGCTGCACCCGGATTCTCCGCCCCATGATGATAACGGCCACGGCACGCATATCGCCGGCACCATCGCTGCGACCAATCCGGAGTCCGGCATGACCGGCACGGCCCCCCAGACGATCATCCATCCCGTCAAAGCCTTCGACCAGAGCGGATCGGCACGGATCTCCGATATCGTGAGCGGCATCGAATGGTGCATCAAAAACCGCATGGATATCATCAATATGAGCTTCGGTATGCAGCAAAGCAGCCCCTTGCTGCGCGATGCCGTGCGCCGCGCCGCTCGCGCAGGCATCATCATCGTCGCCTCGGCCGGCAATGACGGGAAACGGCGGGCGGATTATCCCGCCCGCTATCCCGAAGCAATCAGCGTAGGAGCTGCAACGCGTCAGGGCAAAATCTTGAACATCAGCAATCGGGGGCGTTACATCGATCTCTATGCCCCTGGAGAAGAAGTGGTATCCACTTGGCTTAACGGCCGTTACCATGCGCTCAGCGGCACTTCCATGGCTGCCTCCTATGTCAGCGGCGCCTGCGCACTGCTCTTAGCTGTCAAGCCCGGGCTGACCTCCAAACAAGTGAAGCGATTGCTGAAGAGAAGCCAAACACCGGTTTCGCCTGCCAAGAAGCAGGGCAAAACCGGTGTTGGTATCATCAATGTTCATCGGGCTGTGATGCGCCTATTAAACAAGAATCACATGCGTTCCGGAGCGGATACGCCAACCAGGCGCAGGACATTGCGCAGGACGGTGCGTACACAGAAGACCAAGGCAAGGCGCGCTTGA
- the argS gene encoding arginine--tRNA ligase: MSVIEQVKQALVDEIRQAVLAAGLVDEENLPEFVLETPREKVHGDYSTNIAMQLTRLAKQNPRSIAESIVERIRKEEVYVERIEIAGPGFINFYMNKSYLYGVVNQIFEQGDDYGRINIGEGKKIQVEFVSANPTGSLHLGHARGAAFGDSLCNVLDFAGYDVTREYYINDAGNQILNLAKSIDARYKQALGIEAEMPEDGYYGDDIIGFAQQLVEQDGDKYLSWPEEERLQYFRQFGLEQELAKIKRDLERFRVTFDVWTSETALYEAGEVEAVLQELKDKGQTYEAEGAVWLKTTPYGDDKDRVLVKNDGSYTYLTPDIAYHKNKFNRGFDQLINIWGADHHGYIARVKAAMEALGYPSERLTVLVTQMVSLYQGGEKVKMSKRTGKAVTMEDLMDEVGVDAIRYFFTMRGIDSHLDFDMDLAVSQSNENPVYYVQYAHARICSIYRQAEEQGIQLLPLERIELERLQTETEFELLQKLGELPQEVKEAAELYAPHRLIRYIFELASMFHSYYKAERIITEDQAQTQARLALVFCVRTVLRNVLRLVGVSAPERM; the protein is encoded by the coding sequence ATGAGCGTAATCGAGCAAGTGAAACAAGCCCTGGTAGATGAGATCAGACAAGCTGTTCTCGCTGCGGGTTTGGTCGATGAAGAGAATCTGCCGGAATTCGTCTTAGAGACTCCTCGGGAGAAGGTGCATGGGGATTATTCGACGAATATCGCAATGCAGCTGACCAGGCTGGCGAAGCAGAATCCTCGGTCGATCGCGGAGAGCATCGTTGAGCGCATTCGGAAAGAAGAGGTATACGTCGAACGGATCGAGATCGCCGGCCCGGGATTCATCAACTTCTACATGAACAAGAGCTACTTGTACGGTGTGGTGAATCAGATCTTCGAACAAGGCGATGATTACGGCCGCATCAACATCGGCGAGGGCAAGAAGATCCAGGTGGAATTCGTCAGCGCCAACCCGACGGGGAGCCTGCATCTCGGCCATGCTCGGGGAGCGGCCTTCGGCGATTCGCTGTGCAACGTGCTCGACTTTGCCGGCTATGATGTAACGCGGGAATATTATATCAACGATGCCGGCAACCAGATCTTGAATCTGGCCAAATCGATCGATGCCCGCTACAAGCAGGCGCTCGGGATCGAGGCGGAGATGCCGGAGGACGGTTATTACGGCGACGATATCATCGGTTTCGCTCAACAATTGGTTGAACAGGACGGGGATAAGTATCTTTCCTGGCCGGAGGAGGAGCGGTTGCAATATTTCCGCCAGTTCGGTCTGGAACAAGAACTGGCGAAGATCAAACGAGATCTCGAGCGGTTCCGGGTGACCTTCGATGTCTGGACTTCGGAGACAGCTCTCTATGAAGCTGGAGAAGTTGAAGCGGTCCTGCAGGAACTGAAGGATAAGGGACAGACCTATGAGGCGGAAGGAGCCGTATGGCTGAAGACGACGCCTTACGGAGACGATAAGGATCGCGTATTGGTCAAGAACGACGGATCCTACACTTACTTGACGCCCGACATCGCCTACCATAAGAACAAATTCAACCGCGGCTTCGACCAGCTCATCAATATCTGGGGCGCGGACCATCACGGATATATCGCGCGGGTCAAAGCGGCGATGGAAGCCCTTGGTTATCCTTCGGAGCGGCTGACGGTGCTCGTCACGCAGATGGTCAGCTTGTATCAAGGCGGCGAGAAGGTCAAGATGTCGAAGCGGACGGGCAAGGCCGTGACGATGGAGGACCTGATGGACGAGGTTGGGGTGGACGCGATCCGCTATTTCTTCACGATGCGCGGCATCGATTCCCATCTCGACTTCGATATGGATCTGGCCGTTTCCCAGTCCAATGAGAACCCGGTCTACTACGTGCAATACGCTCATGCCCGGATCTGCAGCATCTATCGTCAGGCAGAAGAGCAGGGCATCCAGCTGTTGCCGCTGGAGAGAATTGAACTTGAGAGGCTCCAGACGGAGACGGAGTTCGAACTGCTTCAGAAGCTCGGCGAGCTGCCGCAAGAAGTTAAGGAAGCAGCAGAACTCTACGCGCCGCATCGTTTAATCCGCTATATCTTCGAGCTGGCCTCGATGTTCCACAGCTATTACAAAGCCGAACGCATCATCACAGAGGATCAGGCCCAGACTCAAGCGCGCCTTGCCTTGGTCTTCTGTGTACGCACCGTCCTGCGCAATGTCCTGCGCCTGGTTGGCGTATCCGCTCCGGAACGCATGTGA
- a CDS encoding DUF1934 domain-containing protein: MSRRLIMSQRLPVNIKLVSIWDDEQIEQDYKGELYQKGSIVYVRYTEQDEQGGMTRTVVKLSEREIKIMRRGEIESEQTFVLHHKRKGHHRTPAGTLPIVTDTRSMRLEQQNGRWTAAWSYILYVADEPAGTFNLKLNIQEEAI; encoded by the coding sequence ATGAGCAGACGGCTGATCATGTCGCAGCGGCTTCCCGTCAATATCAAGTTGGTGAGCATATGGGACGATGAGCAAATCGAGCAAGATTATAAGGGCGAGTTGTATCAGAAGGGTTCAATTGTATATGTGAGATATACGGAGCAGGATGAACAGGGCGGTATGACGCGGACGGTAGTCAAACTGTCGGAACGGGAGATCAAGATCATGCGGCGCGGGGAGATCGAATCCGAGCAAACCTTCGTCCTGCATCACAAGCGAAAGGGGCATCATCGAACACCTGCAGGCACATTGCCGATCGTTACTGACACGCGCTCGATGCGGCTGGAACAGCAGAATGGTAGATGGACGGCCGCGTGGTCCTATATACTATATGTAGCAGATGAACCAGCAGGAACTTTCAACCTTAAGTTAAACATACAGGAGGAAGCTATATGA
- the speB gene encoding agmatinase → MKLDQAYSGNVFICSSEDYDEAQAVIYGMPMDFTVSFRPGARFGPARIREASVGLEEYSPYLDRTLYEIKYMDAGDLLLPFGNAARSLELIAEYVRKPLADGKLIVGLGGEHLVTWPILQEVYKRYPELAVIHIDAHADLRDQYEGEPLSHSTPMRKACELIGGKNIYQFGIRSGSKEEFEYGRHECHFYPFDVLEPLERVLPSLKGRPVYVTIDIDVLDPSAAPGTGTAEAGGITSKELLAAIHAIARSDVRVVGCDLVEVAPIYDPTEQTAIVAAKLIREMLLGFVKG, encoded by the coding sequence GTGAAATTGGATCAGGCTTACTCAGGGAATGTATTCATCTGCAGTTCTGAAGATTATGATGAAGCGCAAGCGGTGATCTACGGCATGCCGATGGACTTCACCGTCAGCTTCCGCCCGGGTGCGCGGTTCGGTCCTGCGCGGATCCGTGAAGCATCGGTGGGGCTGGAGGAATACAGCCCCTACCTGGATCGTACGCTGTATGAGATCAAGTACATGGATGCCGGCGATCTGCTGCTTCCCTTTGGGAATGCGGCGCGCAGCCTGGAGCTCATCGCTGAGTATGTACGGAAACCCCTGGCTGACGGGAAGCTGATCGTCGGCCTGGGCGGCGAACATCTCGTCACTTGGCCCATCTTGCAGGAAGTCTATAAACGGTACCCTGAACTTGCAGTGATCCATATCGATGCCCATGCGGATCTTCGCGACCAGTATGAAGGAGAGCCGCTCTCCCACTCTACGCCGATGCGCAAGGCCTGCGAATTAATCGGCGGCAAGAACATCTACCAATTCGGCATCCGCTCCGGTTCCAAGGAAGAGTTCGAGTACGGACGGCACGAATGCCATTTCTATCCCTTCGATGTGTTAGAACCTTTGGAGCGGGTCTTGCCCAGCCTTAAGGGTCGCCCGGTCTATGTTACGATTGACATCGATGTGCTCGATCCATCCGCAGCTCCCGGGACGGGAACGGCGGAAGCAGGCGGCATCACTTCTAAGGAACTGCTGGCTGCCATTCATGCGATCGCTCGCTCCGATGTGCGAGTCGTCGGCTGCGATCTTGTGGAAGTAGCACCTATCTACGATCCGACGGAACAGACGGCCATCGTCGCCGCCAAGCTGATCCGCGAGATGCTGCTCGGATTCGTGAAGGGATGA
- the speE gene encoding polyamine aminopropyltransferase, with protein sequence MELWFTEKQTEHFGITAKVRETLVREQTQYQDLAIIDTLEFGRMLVLDDMVMTTEKDEFVYHEMLAHPALATHPNPRRVLVVGGGDGGVIREVLKHPDVEKAVLVDIDGKVIEYSKRFLPGIAGALDDPRVEVLVNDGYMHIHDHKNEYDVIMVDSTEPVGPAVQLFTRGFYQGIYEALREDGIFVAQTDNPWFKAELIKSVNRDVREVFPIVRVYTANIPTYPSGMWTFTMGSKKYDPLEVEESAIPEMDTKYYSPRLHRACFVLPKFVEDLLK encoded by the coding sequence ATGGAACTATGGTTTACAGAGAAACAAACCGAGCACTTTGGCATCACGGCCAAAGTTCGTGAGACGCTCGTACGAGAGCAAACCCAGTATCAAGACTTGGCGATCATCGATACCTTGGAATTCGGGCGGATGCTCGTGCTGGATGACATGGTTATGACAACGGAGAAAGATGAGTTCGTCTATCATGAGATGCTGGCGCATCCCGCGCTGGCCACCCATCCGAATCCGCGCCGAGTACTGGTTGTAGGCGGCGGAGACGGCGGAGTGATTCGCGAAGTCTTAAAACATCCCGATGTTGAGAAAGCCGTATTGGTTGATATAGACGGTAAGGTAATCGAGTACTCCAAGAGATTCCTGCCCGGGATCGCCGGCGCGCTGGATGATCCGCGGGTTGAGGTGCTGGTGAATGACGGATATATGCATATCCATGATCATAAGAACGAATATGATGTAATCATGGTGGACTCGACAGAACCGGTAGGACCGGCGGTGCAACTGTTCACGCGCGGGTTCTATCAAGGCATCTACGAGGCGCTTCGGGAGGACGGCATCTTCGTCGCTCAGACCGACAACCCGTGGTTCAAGGCAGAGCTGATCAAGAGCGTGAACCGCGATGTGCGGGAGGTGTTCCCGATCGTCCGCGTCTATACCGCGAATATCCCTACCTATCCAAGCGGAATGTGGACCTTCACGATGGGGAGCAAGAAGTACGACCCGCTTGAGGTCGAAGAATCGGCGATTCCTGAGATGGACACGAAGTACTATTCGCCTCGTCTTCATCGGGCATGTTTCGTGCTGCCCAAGTTTGTAGAAGATCTGCTGAAGTAA
- a CDS encoding transglycosylase domain-containing protein, with protein sequence MLRMKRTAKNKHAKNKTTAKSKLQLLKTIASISFTLCVLSMICLFGFLLYFSAQSLPAAKVQQTSQILDAHGQVIDILHAGQHRKIVRLSEISDDLIHAVVAIEDRRFYDHFGIDLYGAARALWVNLRRMAAVQGASTITQQLARNLYLNHERTWDRKMKEAIYALQLEMNFSKDEILELYLNTIYFGHSLYGIETAAQAYFGKSARDLTLAESALLAGVPKGALYYSPYYNPDNAKKRQKLVLDAMVEAGMITREEAEAAYEEELVYQPLPEERLSPAPYFIDYVKQTAVQKLGISQEQLYGGGIKIYTTLDPHMQRAAEQAIADHLQHYPDLQAALIALDPRTGHIKAMVGGRDYKVNQYNRVFAASRQPGSAFKPIMYLAALRQEGFNALTRYRSEPTTFTYDEGRKTYTPSNFGNQYANEEITLRQAIAKSDNIYAVHTIMEIVPERVIETARQLGITSPLQPLPSLALGASPVSPFEMAAAYSVIANQGVRMAPTAILRIEDARGRILYENQPDAEQVIEPAYTYVLTKLMESVFEPGGTAARVAHVLKRPTAGKTGTTNSDAWMVGFTPELTAAVWIGYDRDRTISSAEASRAAPIFAQFMEESLKHVPPKLFPVAQGVISLYVDPTSGTIATPKCGEHARLEYFVKGSEPGEFCSEHTAEQDRDDLLEQHESEGAEQERRSWWEDLKRWWFR encoded by the coding sequence ATGCTTCGGATGAAACGCACGGCGAAGAACAAGCATGCGAAGAACAAGACAACCGCAAAGTCCAAACTCCAACTGCTGAAGACCATCGCCTCGATCTCCTTTACACTGTGTGTACTCAGCATGATCTGTCTGTTCGGCTTCCTATTATATTTCAGCGCGCAGTCCCTCCCGGCAGCGAAGGTCCAGCAAACTTCCCAGATTCTCGATGCACACGGGCAGGTGATCGACATCCTCCATGCCGGGCAGCATCGGAAAATCGTTCGCTTGTCGGAGATCTCCGATGATTTGATCCATGCCGTCGTCGCCATCGAAGACCGGCGATTCTATGATCACTTCGGCATCGACCTGTACGGTGCCGCTCGTGCCCTGTGGGTGAATCTCCGGCGGATGGCCGCCGTGCAAGGAGCAAGTACGATCACGCAGCAATTAGCGCGCAATCTGTATCTCAACCATGAACGAACATGGGACCGCAAGATGAAAGAAGCGATCTATGCCCTGCAATTGGAGATGAACTTCAGCAAGGATGAGATCCTCGAACTATACTTAAATACGATCTATTTTGGCCACAGTTTATATGGGATCGAGACCGCAGCGCAGGCTTACTTTGGCAAGTCTGCACGTGACCTGACCTTAGCTGAGAGCGCTCTGCTGGCCGGTGTGCCGAAGGGAGCGCTGTACTATTCTCCCTACTACAATCCCGACAATGCGAAGAAACGCCAGAAGCTCGTTCTGGATGCGATGGTTGAAGCCGGCATGATCACCCGCGAGGAAGCGGAGGCAGCATATGAGGAAGAACTCGTCTACCAACCGCTGCCGGAGGAGCGGCTTTCACCGGCTCCCTATTTTATAGATTATGTCAAACAAACCGCGGTACAGAAGCTGGGCATCAGCCAAGAGCAGCTTTACGGGGGCGGCATTAAGATCTATACAACATTAGATCCCCATATGCAGCGCGCTGCAGAACAAGCCATCGCTGATCATCTGCAGCATTATCCCGATCTGCAGGCTGCGCTTATCGCACTGGATCCGCGAACGGGCCATATCAAAGCGATGGTCGGCGGCCGCGACTACAAGGTGAATCAATATAACCGCGTCTTCGCCGCCAGCCGGCAGCCGGGTTCAGCCTTTAAGCCCATCATGTATCTGGCGGCTTTGAGGCAAGAAGGATTTAACGCGCTCACCCGCTACCGCAGCGAGCCGACGACGTTTACTTATGACGAAGGGCGCAAGACCTATACGCCGAGCAACTTCGGCAACCAATATGCCAATGAGGAGATCACGCTGCGGCAAGCGATTGCAAAGTCCGATAACATCTATGCCGTCCATACGATCATGGAGATCGTTCCGGAGCGGGTCATCGAAACCGCACGCCAGCTCGGCATCACCAGTCCCCTGCAGCCCCTGCCCTCCTTGGCGCTCGGCGCTTCGCCGGTCAGTCCCTTTGAGATGGCAGCGGCATACAGCGTCATCGCTAATCAAGGAGTGCGCATGGCGCCGACGGCGATCCTGCGCATCGAGGATGCTCGCGGCCGTATCTTGTATGAGAACCAGCCTGATGCTGAGCAGGTGATTGAACCCGCATATACCTATGTGCTGACCAAGCTGATGGAGAGCGTGTTCGAACCCGGGGGGACCGCAGCCAGAGTAGCGCATGTCTTGAAGCGGCCGACGGCCGGCAAGACAGGGACGACGAACTCCGATGCGTGGATGGTTGGATTCACGCCGGAGCTGACTGCGGCGGTGTGGATCGGTTACGATCGGGATCGAACGATCTCCTCCGCGGAGGCATCCCGGGCTGCGCCGATCTTCGCACAGTTCATGGAGGAATCCCTGAAGCACGTGCCGCCCAAGTTATTCCCCGTCGCTCAAGGGGTCATCTCCCTGTATGTCGATCCAACCAGCGGTACGATCGCCACGCCCAAGTGCGGAGAACATGCCCGGCTGGAGTATTTTGTGAAGGGAAGTGAACCAGGCGAATTCTGCTCTGAACATACGGCGGAGCAAGATCGCGATGACCTTCTGGAGCAGCATGAATCCGAAGGTGCGGAGCAAGAACGCCGGTCCTGGTGGGAAGATCTCAAAAGATGGTGGTTTAGATGA
- a CDS encoding YwhD family protein → METGKKQISLNIVSNKVNHRGFGAGSIDLSNLSSIIIDGDEAYIDIGALHAKSKVERRIKFSMDKNDVPNGRQVWVVWVAVDRDERGAFYGGVTACEMLIDSEARRGWKILADHVNQMDRALKRKYILDGLGAKERQLLKKVLIEHNAEWWERSPQELKDMLASDPT, encoded by the coding sequence ATGGAGACGGGAAAGAAACAAATTTCTTTAAATATCGTAAGCAATAAAGTCAACCACAGAGGTTTCGGCGCAGGCTCGATCGATCTCAGCAACCTGTCGAGCATCATCATCGACGGGGATGAGGCTTATATCGATATCGGCGCCCTTCATGCTAAGAGCAAAGTGGAGCGGCGGATTAAATTTTCCATGGACAAAAATGACGTCCCTAACGGCAGACAAGTGTGGGTTGTCTGGGTTGCTGTGGATCGCGATGAACGCGGTGCCTTCTACGGCGGAGTAACGGCTTGTGAGATGCTGATCGACAGCGAAGCCCGCCGCGGGTGGAAGATCCTGGCCGACCACGTCAATCAGATGGATCGTGCACTGAAGCGGAAGTATATCCTGGATGGGCTTGGCGCCAAAGAACGCCAGCTGCTTAAGAAGGTGCTGATCGAGCACAATGCAGAGTGGTGGGAACGCTCGCCGCAGGAATTGAAAGACATGTTGGCATCTGATCCAACTTAG
- a CDS encoding M1 family metallopeptidase — MNLRLNRRNIGFLPVLLSALFFIIALATIPGHFPGGLNSAFVHMDPSRGSAPAPPHGIGSPEAVQENPEPKNEPLSDRLVEYHINVQLDADEHKLHGLQSITWRNPGSQSVQELYFHLYPNAFRSSNTTFNRESGGKLRGQPMTEESYGYMEILKVQYSDGQDLSHTMRYIQPDDGNPEDQTLMRIKLPASVAPGETVTLHMEFTVKLPYVYARMGYAGDFVMAGQWFPKLAVYEPKGRRGHKQDTWNLHQYHGNSEFYADFGTYNVKIDVPASYLVAATGFPVNTVQDDGSRRQYHYYAEDVHDFAWAASPHFIYAEEAYSTSQIPGVKIKLYLDPKHAHLEKRYFTAVKRALSSFSEWYGPYPYSTLSVVVPPEGGNGAGGMEYPTLITAWAAKDEDPGDELERVIVHEIGHQFWYGMVANNEFEEAWLDEGFTTYVEEKVMESEYGLSRSLPILSSYITDPAPLKLNAWEYRSHEVYAENVYTRASLVLRDIEETIGTKKMQQVLRTYFHRWKFDHPSTRDFQQVLQDVTHRRWDAYFKQFVYGGMMIDYAVNGVHTYETELNGTRTYETRIHLERLGGAHRPVEIAVKLTDGAVMRESWGGIEQETVLTLRSEQPAAWVLIDPDFRQILENRRYNNFMKAEIPAQDEVRWPYGISTFIELVMQLFAW; from the coding sequence ATGAACTTACGTCTAAATCGCCGAAACATCGGCTTCTTGCCTGTGTTGTTATCCGCATTGTTCTTCATCATCGCACTCGCAACCATTCCTGGACACTTCCCGGGCGGTTTGAACAGCGCCTTTGTTCACATGGATCCAAGCAGGGGTTCCGCACCCGCACCGCCCCATGGCATCGGCAGTCCGGAGGCTGTCCAGGAGAATCCAGAGCCGAAGAACGAGCCCCTGAGCGATCGGCTCGTCGAATACCATATCAACGTTCAATTGGATGCCGATGAACACAAACTGCATGGCTTGCAGAGCATCACATGGCGTAACCCCGGAAGTCAGTCGGTGCAAGAGTTGTATTTTCATCTCTATCCGAATGCTTTCCGCAGCAGCAATACGACCTTCAATCGAGAATCCGGCGGCAAGCTGCGCGGCCAGCCGATGACTGAGGAGAGCTACGGTTACATGGAGATTCTTAAGGTGCAGTACAGCGATGGTCAGGATCTCAGCCATACGATGCGATACATCCAACCCGATGACGGGAATCCGGAAGACCAGACGCTGATGAGGATCAAACTCCCCGCCTCGGTTGCACCGGGCGAGACGGTCACCCTGCATATGGAATTCACCGTAAAACTGCCTTATGTGTATGCACGAATGGGTTATGCCGGTGATTTTGTCATGGCGGGCCAGTGGTTCCCGAAGCTGGCGGTCTATGAGCCGAAGGGGCGGCGGGGACACAAACAAGACACCTGGAATCTGCATCAATACCATGGCAATTCAGAGTTTTATGCTGACTTTGGCACGTACAACGTGAAGATCGATGTGCCGGCATCCTATCTTGTAGCTGCCACCGGTTTCCCCGTGAACACCGTCCAGGATGACGGCAGCAGGCGGCAGTATCACTACTATGCCGAGGATGTGCATGATTTTGCTTGGGCGGCTTCGCCGCATTTCATCTATGCGGAGGAGGCCTATTCCACTAGCCAGATCCCCGGTGTGAAGATCAAGCTCTATCTGGATCCGAAGCACGCGCACTTGGAGAAAAGATACTTCACCGCGGTCAAACGCGCCCTCTCGAGTTTCAGTGAATGGTACGGTCCGTATCCGTATTCCACGCTGTCAGTTGTCGTGCCGCCGGAAGGCGGTAACGGCGCCGGAGGGATGGAATATCCCACGCTGATCACCGCCTGGGCAGCGAAGGACGAAGATCCCGGCGATGAGCTGGAACGGGTCATCGTGCACGAGATCGGTCACCAGTTCTGGTACGGCATGGTGGCGAACAATGAATTCGAAGAGGCTTGGCTGGACGAGGGCTTCACCACCTATGTTGAGGAGAAGGTGATGGAGAGCGAATATGGGCTGTCACGCAGCCTGCCGATCTTGTCCAGCTATATCACCGATCCTGCTCCGCTGAAATTAAATGCTTGGGAATACCGCAGCCATGAGGTTTATGCCGAGAATGTCTATACGCGGGCAAGTCTCGTCCTGCGCGATATCGAGGAGACGATCGGCACGAAGAAGATGCAGCAAGTGCTGCGGACTTACTTTCATCGCTGGAAGTTCGATCATCCGAGCACGCGAGACTTCCAGCAAGTCCTGCAGGATGTGACCCATCGCCGCTGGGATGCTTACTTCAAACAATTCGTCTACGGGGGCATGATGATCGATTACGCGGTAAACGGCGTCCACACCTATGAGACGGAACTGAACGGCACGCGGACTTATGAGACGCGCATCCATCTGGAACGTCTGGGCGGCGCCCATCGCCCCGTTGAGATCGCCGTCAAGCTGACCGACGGGGCTGTGATGAGGGAGAGCTGGGGCGGGATCGAACAGGAGACGGTGCTGACGCTGCGCTCCGAACAGCCGGCCGCTTGGGTGTTGATCGATCCGGATTTTAGACAGATTCTGGAGAACCGCCGCTATAACAACTTCATGAAAGCCGAGATCCCTGCGCAGGACGAAGTCCGGTGGCCTTATGGAATATCGACGTTCATCGAGCTGGTCATGCAGCTCTTCGCTTGGTGA
- the motA gene encoding flagellar motor stator protein MotA: MKSSTIYGLILGVISVGVGMLLKGASLSSLLNAPALLIIFGGTAAVLLTAYPFSSLKKLPVLIKIAIAEPKLLSKQEVIQLFTEWATITRREGLLALESHVDEIDDEFLRNGMRMIIDGNDHDFVRDVLLEDIAAMEERHRNGAAMFTSAGAAAPTLGVLGAVVGLVAALSQMEDVASLGASIAAAFIATLYGIFSGYVLWHPIATKLKQISMREVELKMMIVEGLLSIQSGVSTLAIQQKLSVFLSPAERRGDEEGARYAQEEAN, encoded by the coding sequence ATGAAAAGTTCCACAATATACGGACTCATACTCGGTGTTATCTCAGTAGGCGTCGGGATGTTACTGAAAGGCGCTAGTCTGTCATCGTTGCTTAACGCACCAGCTTTGTTGATCATCTTCGGAGGAACAGCCGCGGTGCTGTTGACGGCGTATCCATTTAGTTCTCTTAAGAAATTACCCGTTCTGATCAAGATCGCCATCGCCGAACCGAAGCTGCTTTCCAAGCAGGAAGTGATCCAGCTCTTCACAGAATGGGCGACCATCACACGCCGCGAAGGGCTGCTTGCCTTGGAAAGCCATGTCGATGAGATCGACGACGAATTCCTGCGGAACGGCATGCGCATGATCATCGACGGCAATGATCATGATTTTGTACGCGATGTGCTCTTAGAAGATATAGCGGCTATGGAAGAGCGTCATCGCAACGGCGCCGCGATGTTTACATCTGCTGGAGCAGCAGCACCGACATTGGGTGTACTGGGTGCAGTTGTCGGACTCGTTGCAGCGCTGTCCCAAATGGAGGATGTCGCCTCCCTAGGGGCATCGATCGCCGCAGCGTTCATCGCTACGCTGTATGGGATTTTCTCCGGCTATGTCCTCTGGCATCCGATCGCGACGAAACTGAAGCAGATCTCGATGCGGGAAGTCGAATTGAAGATGATGATCGTCGAGGGATTGCTCTCCATTCAGTCCGGTGTGTCGACGTTAGCGATTCAGCAAAAACTCTCTGTATTCTTATCACCAGCAGAACGCCGGGGGGATGAGGAGGGTGCGAGATATGCGCAAGAAGAAGCGAACTAA